GCGACTCGCCACAATTTGTGCGAATAACTGCGCTTGTCGCAAGCCGTCGTGATGCAGCCGGCGCCGAGCGGACGCCGAAAGCAGATCTCTTGCGCCTGGTAATTGAAGAAGGCGCCGTTGGGACAGGCGGTGAAGAAGTCATGGGCGTGAACCACACACCGTCCCGCGACCGGGGCCAGTGCCCGGAAGAGCGCCGGAGAAAGTATCTGATGCCAGCCATGGACGTGATAGACGGTATTCGCCGTATCTTCTGCAGCAATCCAGTTGGCAACCATTCGCGTGGCCGCCCCATTGTGAATGCCGGTCACGAAAGCCTTCGCGCGTTCGGCGCTCAGCAGATCGCGGCTGCTCAATCCAACCGTGGAGACACCGAGCGCAGCAAGCTCCGCATTGGCCCCGTCATCCCCACAAATGTAAGTCACTGGGATATCCAGGCCTCGAAAAAGTTTGGCTGACAGGACCGCCAACCCTGTTGCCCCGCCCCTGGCCACCGAGTAGTCGTCGATGACGACCACACGATCGATCCTTTGCGTGCCGCCGCCGGGAAAGCGGCTGACATTTGCGGCGGATTCGTTGGCCTCGGAAAGCGACGGGTGCATCACTTCACCGAAAACGCGCCATTCGCACAGGCCTCAAGCGCCTTGCGATTGAGAATTCTGATCTTGCCCTGCCCTCCGTCGATGATCTTGCATTCGCGCAGACGCCGCAGGCATTGATTGACCTTCTCGCGGGACGCCGGCAGTGTCGCGGCTAGATCATTTTGCGAGATGATCACTTCGTCGCCACTATTTGCCGCATCCTTTCCGTAAACAGCCGAGAGCCGCAGAAGCGTGCTCGCCAGTCTTGCCTGCAGGGTCGATGCCGCATTGGCAATGATCCTATGTTCAAGCTCTGAAATACGCGCCAAGGCCCTCGAGAAGACCTTTTCGCGGAAGCAGGGATCGCTCGCATACATGTCGCGCAGCAGCCGTCCCTCGAAGAAATGCAGCTCGCAGTTGGAACCGGCTCTGTATTCGAGGCTCAATGTCTGTCTGCGCAGGACTTCGAGTTCGCCGATCAGACCCGATTTCGGAATAATTTCGATGATGAATTCCCTGCCGTCAGGCAGCATCGTGCTCGCACTGACCAATCCGGAATGCACGCGAGCGAACATATCCACAAGGACGCCGGCGCCGGCAATCACCTCGCCGCGACGGAAACGCCGTACGCTCGAGCGGCATGAAAGAAATTCATCATCGATAACGATGCGGCTGTTGAGACGAATGCCGCCATTGGCCGAAATCGCGGCCTTGCCGATGCCGCCTCTGCGATCTGATGCATGCGTGATCCCGTCCATGCACTCCACTCCAGTACGAGAATGACCTCAATAAATGCTGCACTGCACCAATTATCTTGGATTAGGACGTTAGTCA
This DNA window, taken from Rhizobium etli CFN 42, encodes the following:
- a CDS encoding Crp/Fnr family transcriptional regulator, which gives rise to MDGITHASDRRGGIGKAAISANGGIRLNSRIVIDDEFLSCRSSVRRFRRGEVIAGAGVLVDMFARVHSGLVSASTMLPDGREFIIEIIPKSGLIGELEVLRRQTLSLEYRAGSNCELHFFEGRLLRDMYASDPCFREKVFSRALARISELEHRIIANAASTLQARLASTLLRLSAVYGKDAANSGDEVIISQNDLAATLPASREKVNQCLRRLRECKIIDGGQGKIRILNRKALEACANGAFSVK